A single window of Vibrio stylophorae DNA harbors:
- a CDS encoding sodium ion-translocating decarboxylase subunit beta: MDGLYTLWQSTGIAHFQWQQMVMMAVGLTLLYLAIRKGFEPLLLLPIGFGAILANIPAVGLANSALDNALYAADLNLLKEFAQIVGVTDISKEAVQQAMKLADPTQLAAAKALAAEHGYGAGVLYTFYTVAVASGVAPLLIFMGVGAMTDFGALIANPKMLLLGAAAQFGIFATLFGAILLNYIPGMEFTLADASAIAIIGGADGPTAIFLASKLAPELLGAIAVAAYSYMALVPIIQPPIMKALTTKEERQIKMDQLREVKKTEKILFPLAVLGATILFLPEATPLVGMFCLGNLMRESGVVERLSKTAQNELINIVTIFLGLSVGSKLQAEQFLQLETLGILVLGAVAFSIGTASGVIMAKILGRFSRSPINPLIGAAGVSAVPMAARVVNKVGLEANSQNFLLMHAMGPNVAGVLGSAVAAGVLLALVG; this comes from the coding sequence ATGGACGGTTTATACACACTTTGGCAAAGCACAGGGATAGCTCATTTCCAGTGGCAACAAATGGTGATGATGGCTGTTGGCCTGACGTTGTTGTACTTAGCCATTCGCAAGGGCTTTGAGCCCTTGCTTCTTCTGCCTATTGGTTTTGGTGCGATCTTGGCCAACATTCCTGCCGTGGGTTTGGCCAACTCCGCCTTGGATAATGCGCTTTATGCCGCCGATCTCAATCTATTGAAAGAGTTCGCGCAAATTGTCGGTGTCACTGACATCAGCAAAGAAGCGGTTCAGCAAGCGATGAAGCTCGCCGATCCGACTCAGCTTGCCGCCGCGAAAGCTTTGGCTGCTGAGCATGGCTATGGTGCTGGCGTGCTTTACACCTTTTATACCGTGGCGGTGGCTTCGGGCGTGGCACCTTTGCTGATTTTTATGGGCGTGGGTGCAATGACCGACTTTGGCGCCTTGATTGCTAACCCGAAAATGTTGCTGCTTGGTGCAGCGGCGCAGTTTGGTATTTTCGCCACCCTGTTTGGTGCGATTTTGCTCAACTATATTCCGGGTATGGAATTTACCTTGGCCGATGCTTCGGCGATCGCGATTATCGGTGGTGCCGATGGTCCAACCGCGATCTTCTTGGCATCAAAGTTGGCCCCTGAACTACTGGGTGCGATTGCGGTAGCGGCATATAGCTATATGGCTTTGGTGCCAATTATTCAGCCGCCGATTATGAAAGCCCTAACAACCAAAGAAGAGCGTCAAATTAAGATGGACCAGCTTCGCGAAGTGAAAAAAACAGAGAAGATCCTGTTCCCACTTGCGGTGCTGGGTGCAACCATTTTATTTTTGCCAGAAGCCACACCATTGGTTGGGATGTTCTGCTTGGGTAACTTGATGCGCGAATCTGGCGTGGTGGAGCGTTTGTCGAAAACGGCACAAAACGAGCTGATCAACATAGTGACCATCTTCCTTGGTTTGTCCGTGGGCTCCAAGCTTCAGGCTGAGCAATTTTTGCAGCTTGAAACCCTTGGTATCTTAGTGCTGGGCGCAGTGGCCTTTAGTATCGGTACGGCATCAGGTGTGATTATGGCGAAGATTTTGGGCCGCTTTAGTCGCTCACCAATCAACCCATTGATTGGTGCGGCCGGTGTATCTGCGGTTCCAATGGCGGCGCGTGTGGTGAACAAGGTCGGTCTTGAGGCAAATTCACAGAACTTCCTGTTGATGCATGCCATGGGGCCAAACGTTGCAGGCGTATTGGGCTCAGCAGTGGCGGCGGGTGTGCTGTTGGCATTGGTGGGTTAA
- the oadA gene encoding sodium-extruding oxaloacetate decarboxylase subunit alpha: MSKALAITDVVLRDAHQSLFATRMRIEDMLPIAEALDQVGYWSLETWGGATFDACIRFLGEDPWERLRTLKKAMPNTPMQMLLRGQNLLGYRHYADDVVEKFVERSHANGMDVFRIFDAMNDVRNFQRAVKAAVDVGAHAQGTLSYTTSKFHTLETWTDLAKRLEDLGCHSLCIKDMSGLLKPYEAENLIRAIKQSCDVPIALHCHATTGLSTATAIKAIEAGVDVLDTSISSMSQTYGHTPTETVVAMLEGTDRDTGLNLNALEPIAAYFKEVRKKYAKWEGAMKGVDSRILIAQVPGGMLTNMEGQLKEQGAADRIDEVLNEIPRVREDLGFLPLVTPTSQIVGTQAVINVLTGERYKSITKETAGVLKGEYGATPAPVNAELQARVLDGAEAITCRPADLLENELHTLTDDLLAKAKDENISLAEAQVDDVLTYALFPQVGLKFLKNRGNPDAFEPAPSAEVAVPVVAAAPMQGGVESYSVCVNGEVFDVQVGPQGQVAAVAPAAASTQSAAAAAPVAGGSVEAVPAPLAGNIFKVVVQPGHPVQEGDVLLILEAMKMETEVRAARSGKVQDVLVKEGDSVSVGTPLLNLA; the protein is encoded by the coding sequence ATGTCCAAGGCTCTTGCGATTACTGACGTTGTATTACGTGACGCGCACCAGTCGCTCTTCGCGACTCGTATGCGTATTGAAGATATGCTTCCAATTGCTGAAGCGTTAGATCAAGTTGGCTACTGGTCACTTGAAACTTGGGGTGGGGCGACTTTTGACGCTTGTATTCGTTTTCTCGGCGAAGATCCATGGGAGCGTCTACGTACGCTGAAAAAAGCGATGCCAAATACCCCGATGCAAATGCTGCTTCGCGGTCAAAACCTATTGGGCTATCGCCACTACGCCGATGACGTGGTTGAAAAATTTGTTGAGCGTTCACATGCCAACGGTATGGATGTATTTCGAATTTTTGATGCGATGAACGATGTTCGCAACTTCCAGCGCGCAGTAAAAGCGGCTGTGGATGTTGGCGCGCACGCTCAGGGCACACTCTCTTATACCACCAGTAAATTCCATACCCTTGAAACTTGGACTGATCTCGCTAAGCGTCTTGAAGATTTGGGATGTCACTCGCTTTGTATTAAAGATATGTCAGGTTTGCTCAAGCCCTATGAAGCTGAAAATCTGATTCGTGCGATTAAGCAAAGCTGTGATGTGCCAATTGCGCTGCATTGCCATGCGACTACAGGCCTGTCGACTGCAACTGCGATTAAAGCTATTGAAGCGGGCGTGGATGTGCTGGATACCTCCATCTCTTCTATGAGCCAAACCTATGGCCACACGCCAACAGAAACTGTTGTTGCCATGCTAGAAGGGACCGATCGAGACACCGGCTTGAATCTCAATGCGCTTGAACCAATTGCTGCCTACTTTAAAGAAGTTCGTAAGAAGTATGCGAAATGGGAAGGGGCAATGAAGGGCGTGGACTCACGCATTTTGATCGCTCAGGTACCAGGCGGCATGCTAACCAATATGGAAGGCCAGCTTAAAGAGCAGGGCGCCGCGGATCGCATCGATGAAGTGCTCAATGAAATCCCACGTGTGCGTGAAGATTTGGGCTTCTTACCTTTGGTGACGCCAACATCGCAAATCGTGGGAACACAAGCGGTGATTAACGTGCTCACTGGTGAGCGCTATAAATCCATCACCAAAGAAACGGCAGGCGTGCTCAAAGGTGAATATGGCGCAACACCAGCACCAGTCAATGCTGAGCTGCAAGCGCGTGTATTAGATGGCGCTGAGGCGATCACTTGTCGTCCAGCTGATTTGCTTGAAAATGAGCTGCATACGTTAACTGACGATCTGCTGGCAAAAGCCAAAGATGAGAATATCAGCTTGGCTGAAGCGCAGGTGGATGATGTTTTAACCTATGCGCTATTCCCGCAAGTAGGTCTCAAATTCCTGAAAAACCGTGGCAATCCAGATGCCTTTGAACCTGCGCCAAGCGCTGAAGTTGCTGTGCCTGTGGTCGCTGCTGCACCAATGCAAGGCGGTGTAGAAAGCTACAGCGTTTGCGTCAACGGTGAAGTGTTTGATGTACAAGTGGGTCCTCAAGGACAAGTGGCTGCGGTAGCGCCTGCTGCTGCCTCAACGCAATCTGCGGCAGCTGCGGCACCTGTTGCAGGTGGCTCCGTGGAAGCCGTTCCTGCGCCTTTGGCAGGCAATATCTTTAAAGTGGTGGTTCAGCCGGGTCATCCTGTACAAGAAGGTGATGTGTTGTTGATCCTTGAAGCGATGAAGATGGAAACCGAAGTACGCGCTGCGCGCAGCGGCAAAGTACAGGACGTATTGGTGAAAGAGGGTGATTCGGTGAGCGTGGGTACGCCGCTGTTGAACCTAGCTTAG
- a CDS encoding oxaloacetate decarboxylase subunit gamma, with translation MDITAALIDAAALMVIGMGFVFLFLSLLIVVINMMAKWVPEEPQAEQSSSPRPTAQGVRPEVVAAISSAVHQYRARATS, from the coding sequence ATCGATATCACCGCCGCACTGATTGATGCTGCTGCATTGATGGTGATCGGCATGGGATTTGTTTTCTTGTTTCTCAGCTTACTGATTGTCGTCATCAATATGATGGCGAAATGGGTTCCTGAGGAGCCGCAAGCTGAACAATCCTCATCTCCTCGCCCAACCGCACAAGGGGTTCGCCCCGAAGTTGTGGCAGCCATTAGCAGCGCTGTGCACCAATACCGTGCACGTGCAACCTCATAA